The Montipora foliosa isolate CH-2021 chromosome 6, ASM3666993v2, whole genome shotgun sequence genome includes the window tgaaaggAGAGTGCCCGGATATACATCCTTACAAAACACTCACCGTCCTTCTCCAGGTTCAACCATCAGATAGTTTTCTTGCACAAAGAGAGGCATCATGGAGTAATCACAGAAAAACAAGTCCGATTTGTCGTTGCAGTTCATTTTCGAGCTTTCAGCTCCAGACAATAGTTTTCTCACGGCATCAAAAGGTCCCTGGAAGAGGATTAGGATGCAGGTAATAAAAATGCTCTTATGGATGGTCAAAAAAAACACCGAGTGCAGAATAGAACTTCATCCTAAACACAATACTCTCTAAAATTTGAAGAGAGTtgttcagaaaaaaaacaaaataaaacaaagattATGTCAAGATTATGCCTCCTTTTTTAGGCGATGACAAACACTGTATGAAAACCTATATTTTTAACGAGTGAAAATGCTTCAAAAttggaaaaactgaaaaaggtACCAATTTGTGTTTCTTTTCTGTGGCAGTATAAACCTAGATAAATAAGTTTTCTTGTGATAATTGTGATAAGCAATTCTAAACATGTGAAACGCAATTCTCTCAAATGGTGAATCTGTCAAAACACTCCATTTATGAGATCAATGCATTATTTCCCACAAGCAGAGGTGAATGTCTTGCGCATTAGATACAGAGCGAGGTAAGAATTTGAGTTGGGTTAGTTTGAAGCTTCCAAAAACTAAACGAGCAAACGAACGAGGGAACTAGCCAAAGAACGAAGGAACGAACGAaggaacgaacgaacgaacgcataaataaataaactgcgATCAACAGAATTTCGGgagaaaacaaattttgtgTCGGGGGCTGGAAAAATCAGTCTTGGGTAAGAGTACTTTGATGGTACAATTAGTTTGCACACCGTGCAGGCATACTGTAACGACGAACTTAGGTTCAACAAcagggagttttagcaacgacgacggcaacgtcAACTTCATCGTCACTTTATAATACAACTTAGCGCTATcgtaagtatttcgcgattattagATTCGATCTTGTTCACCTTGAACAATAGGGGCGAATTATCATTATCAAACTGGATTTATAGGAACGGTtctaaagtgaagataaaaagtgAACGAATCCCTGCTATATCTATagttatataataacccaagttattcacggattttgattggttcttgcctatgatctattagaggacagacacaCGAtggacgtcaccatcagcttttatgcgaataaagtttaattctttattatataaaacaaatagattccatgttgccgtgggtctgttcagtaatagatcactgAAGAcctcaaaatgtggtaagaacatcagtgacacactcggctatcgcctcgtgtgccgcttttttgttctttccacattttgacgtcatctgtgatctattactgaacagacgcacggcaacatggaatctatttgttaaatggttttcacctgacgtcacagcagccatgttggtgcacagaacaacagaggaaaaagtcttttgggaatttgactctattacaATGCAATGTGctataatttgctattgttttgtacacaaacatggccatctcatcacgtgattgagaACAATCTATCAGGAGCTGGACATTTTGTGACTTCGTAAACCCGTAGAGGATGTGAATACGAAGAACCCATCTAAGAGAGAAAGATATTTGAACTGCTCTTTGCGTTACAATTGGCTCATTTGAAAGTCTGAACTCACTTGTGATTGACCAAAGTACTTAGTTTGGTTTTTTGCTATCCAGCAATCCGGCAAATTGAAAACACCCGCTATGCTCTTATTCTCGCACCAACTCCTTACCATTTTGATGTCTTTTTGCGCTTTAGCAGCGTCTGCCTTAGCCTGATCATAATGCAAACTCTTTTCCTTGGCTGTCCACATGCACATGTTGTGAAGaacctgaaaaataaatatcacaaaacaaaatgatattTTCTTAATTGTTTATCTGTTCATAGTTAGCAGAGAAGAGAGTGAGAGTTTGTTGTTTTAAACGCCCGCTGTTCTGTTCTAGCAAGTAATATGTATTCACGagctattttaaatttgttcttaagtgaagaaaaaagaaaagacgcAAGTAAATAACCCGTTACTGTTCATCTTAGTAATTTGCGTTCGAAAGCTTCCATTGATGTTTTCATATTATGCGAATTTCGTGCTTTAGGGCTGTCGCTTTAACATTAccatttcttttcttgtgtATCGCAATACCACATAGTATctcgatcttcttatagttttgcctatgcgcgagccgtcaatatttcgtgttattatatggctctgtctcacgaggactgggaactacaaaattcacaaatttgattggctaaaatcgatattgaccgcggtctagattttcccatctagaccggcatctagaccggtagtgttttgcggtgaaaagatgcaaactaaaatgcaaaaatatcgagtattttcttctaccaatatttatttatggcagtgccaaacagcatgatgacaaaagagaggatgacgagcaaactttgagagaattaagttcagctcatcgccactcatcgccgtttgcaagcaaaatgtcagttagtacaaaccagttacattaaacaaattaaattgttcttgtttggccatataataaacatcttattaaccgagctaggtcggtctgtatgggagaatcttgacctcggtcgctggtacagacctcactgcgttcggtctgtactggcgacctcggtcaagattctcccatacagacctcccgctcggttaataagaactaagtattgccgtctcacttttgcggcctgtgattggttctaatgttgaaattgatgccgttgcactgaattgggttgctgacgtacgcaaacaaattgCCGCCGCATTCAAATGATTGTACAAATATTTCACTTcaagttcaacagtatttaatgaAGATTCGACTTTTAGTCATCATCAAGCTCTTGCATCATTGGGAAACCCCAGTACAAATGGTATGTTTATACAATACTAACTTAACTtcaaaaagcttaattttttttaatcgaaAATAGCGGTTAGACGTTTTCTATTAATGCTGCGTTTCGAATGAAAATTAACATCATTCATAAACGAATTTCATTACTTAAATTACAGAATAAGAACTGGTTCTTGAAAAATTGACAGTTATTATTAACTATAAACATTGTAATAATGTGACGAAATCACTTGCCAGTTGGAAAGTACTTTTCCACCCACTATTTTCGCTCGAGGCGGCTGTTTCGGTTTTCGCATCGATGTCTAGTACATCGATGTCCTTAAATAACTCTTTAAAAAGAGTaccacaaaaattaaaatttggcATTTCATCACCAAATGGCTCTTCGGACTCCATTCCTGTGTAATTTTGAACACTTTTCGGTTTCAGTCAACTCAGTTTATGGTAACAAAGACTATAAATTTGCGGGGAATTTCAAATTACCCGCGACAAAATTATTTACGTGAGAAACTAGTGTTACCATggatacgtttcgcaggtaaaaagaattgaaatttcgatcaggcgcgggttgattagtttacagttttatttatccttataaatgatggatcgcgatacaaaacaaattgcgattttgagacggcaatgccacattatattgacggcgttggaagaaaatatattccgtattgggcggagTCGCGAAAAGACGGaacccaatacggaatatattttctcacAATTAGCCGTCAATAtcatgtggtattgccgtctcaaaatcgcaatttgtttataAAGCAAAGGAATAACAATGCGAATAAATACACCTTAtacgatggtttaacatattaTACGGgcagatattttgcgagtttcgTATAAtaccagcaatgagcaaaatgtccgcgagtattatatgttaaaccatcgaataagagatttattattccactacaaaaaggtgttcttttgattcaattttatctggtaacagtgtttctaaaaaaatgcatcatctgtccttcagggtcCGGCGAACGATGTATACAggacagaaagccagccaaatgtcctttattcgATGGGAGGCAGgtccgtcggcttcctgggagagtactctctagagagtaaaggaacttccgaagttaaataaggtgtacctttacctttacgtTTAccatttgattgtataaacaaaatgacattttttttttcattgaaaaactgccgttccgtccgtatttgctctgttctaaaccggtcaaaccggaaACGTACAACACTACTGTGtaataccgtctcatattttgagcgttctcttgaccaaatatggtaaaatggcgtaatagtggaataataaaaagGTATAATCTTTGATACGAGAGGGATATTATCCTGATATTTACACGCGCGCATATGTCTGTCAACATACGGAAATGTGTCATACGCGCGTATGGTACACATAACTGCGATTCACTTTTCTTTGAGCTGAACACGTATCGTCCAGTGCCTACGTCcacaaaataacttcaaaagtTGTCCTTTTTTTCAGCCCTGCACATGTTAATTGTTTTACGAGTGATTCTTTCTGTTGAGGTCTCTGGAAAAACTTTGACTGAAACCGTTCCTTAAGGCAACTATTGCAAATTAAACGATGAAGACACGGTAAACGATGAAGACAAGTTGAACAAAATCTTGGATACGAAGTGTTGGCAGACCTGCCTAACATCTTGGTTTGCTCCAAGAATAATCTGTTCCATGGCTTGAGGTGGtatcttcagtccttccttgAAGGCGATGCTCATCATGGCTCCCTTAAATGAAGAACATGTTGATTACATTAAGGAGTTCTAGACCTGGAGCTTACCATTTTCCTCATgcacttgctcgggaccgtattggggaatattggccGTCGGCAGTCTGAGCGCACACCTCGCTGCACTCGGTCCGTATGGcaacgacctcgggccaatatttcccagtacggCCCTAGGGATCGGTTAGTAAGAGGATAATAATGATTACGTACATATGGACGTAATCTTGTTAACTCgattatatttttaattgttactttcatatttctttcttcctcCTTTTGTGCAAAATTTAGATCTGTAGACACCTCCCGCCTAGATTAGCATTTGCTATTCGCAGGATAGTGTAGTCTTTTCATctataaataaaatgaatagTTAATTAAACTTCAATCTTGAAACCAAGCAACCTCTCAATTTGGAGAGACAAGTCGCTATAGGAGCAGCCTGCCGTTTCACGTACACGCAACGCTAAATCTCTCAAACGTCACACGCGCGTAACACgaacaaggaaaaacaaaacaaaacaaagacttaAATCTAAAAATATCCATGGCTTAGTACGAGATCATTCAAACTGGGGCATCATCCATTCGCTCCCAATGATGAACTCCAAGGTACTGAAAAGCCATCGAAGAGTTCAAGCAAGGACGAAGACGACGGCCAAGACAACGTCGtgttaatttaatatttttgggATCATATCATCATCGTTTCGCATGGAAAGCGTGTGCCAACTTTCCAAGAGCGAAACTAGTATAGAAGGCGTGGAAAATAAATGAGAATGTTGAAAATTTATCGCTTGGTGCTGACATCCTCCACGTAACCTCAAAATCTGCTCATTTCACTTCGTTGTCACAATCCGAACAGCAAAGACATGTAAAGAAGGCAAAACGCATGCGCAGGGCGTGTAGAGCTTTTGTTCTGTTCATTGAACCCGAGCCTCTGTGGCGCTGTCGTCGTCGTCGCCGATATCTTCGTTGCTTAAGTACCCTTAGAAATCCATAACAGACAACCGTCGTTGAATGGAGTCTAGGAAACTGCGGCATCTAGGTCATCGATCACGATGGCTGCTTCCATGCGTGACAAATACAGGGTACCCTACCAAAAAACGCCGATGCGGAATGGAAGAGAACGCACCTGTCACACTTCTTGTTGAATCAATGGTGTTGTGTCACGCAATCGATAGAAACAGCCAAGGAAGGCTTGGGGATGGCTCTCCCAAATTCCCCAAGCACCTCTCGGCCGTTATTCTCGATTCCGTGACAAAACACGATCGATTAGAAAAGCGCAGTAATgcagcagctctcgtaacctgctactTAAACAagagagtgtttctgtcgaggaactatcggctgatagttgccccgcggaaatttgatgttcttaaaacaaatatttgcccgagaagcgaagcttcgagggcaaatatgctagttttaagaacatcaaatttccaaggggcaactatcagaccgatagttccgagacataaacacactattgtctttattgttcactactaaattttcttccgtgcgccagctcaaaaatcatgttgaattattttcaactttatgagacgaaagccgtgtcagcaaatgtaaaatttgaaaaagaaaacaaacaaaaaccctcaatacaatttcgattgtttattttccataaggccgcttgtttagagaggtattttcagcggacgactactatccatccgggtattttcctcggacgggcactatgggctgatagtgtctctccgcggacgaacactatcgcg containing:
- the LOC138008507 gene encoding replication factor C subunit 1-like isoform X2, translated to MCMWTAKEKSLHYDQAKADAAKAQKDIKMGPFDAVRKLLSGAESSKMNCNDKSDLFFCDYSMMPLFVQENYLMVEPGEGR